The following proteins are co-located in the Methanobacterium formicicum DSM 3637 genome:
- a CDS encoding 3-isopropylmalate dehydratase small subunit yields MEKVLKGKVWKFPDDVDTDIIVPGRYLVLTGEKELASCVMEGYDPEFSQKVGKGDIIVAGKNFGCGSSREHAPIAIKGAGISAVVAESFARIFYRNSTNIGLLLIEAKGISRNIEEGDEIQIDIDKGVLKDLTNSKEFQITALPDFMMGIMNEGGLISYLRNHLAEIKD; encoded by the coding sequence ATGGAAAAAGTACTTAAAGGAAAGGTTTGGAAGTTCCCGGATGACGTGGACACTGATATAATAGTTCCTGGCAGATACCTGGTGTTAACGGGGGAAAAAGAACTCGCATCATGCGTTATGGAAGGATACGACCCTGAATTCTCACAAAAAGTAGGAAAAGGTGACATAATTGTTGCTGGGAAAAACTTTGGCTGCGGATCATCACGTGAACACGCACCAATCGCCATAAAAGGAGCAGGAATATCTGCAGTGGTAGCAGAATCCTTTGCCAGAATATTCTACAGAAACTCCACAAACATTGGATTACTCCTTATAGAAGCCAAAGGTATTTCTCGAAACATCGAAGAAGGAGATGAAATCCAGATAGACATTGATAAAGGTGTTTTAAAGGATTTAACAAATTCCAAAGAGTTCCAGATAACAGCGCTCCCTGATTTCATGATGGGGATCATGAACGAAGGAGGACTAATCAGTTACCTGAGGAACCATCTTGCCGAGATAAAGGATTAG
- the hacA gene encoding homoaconitase large subunit: protein MSMTMAEKILAKSAGLKETEAGNIVMANIDVAMTHDLTGPLSVESFQKIGVEKVWDPEKIVVLFDHQVPADSLEAAQNHIFMREFVDKQGINNFYDVKEGVCHQVLPEKGHVIPGEVVVGTDSHTCTHGALGAFATGIGSTDMAMVFATGKLWFKVPETIKFEIEGKLGRHVYSKDVVLNIIGQIGADGATYQACEFGGETTSNMSVSQRMALCNMAIEMGGKTGMVEVDEKTIQYLKGRTNKPYQAFKTDEDADSLTTMYVNVNDLEPQIACPHHVDNAKPVTEVEGTPIDQVFLGSCTNGRLDDLQVAAEILKGKQISSDVRMLVIPASREIYRQALDQGLMNIFVDAGALVCNPCCGPCLGGHVGLLGPGEVSLSTSNRNFKGRQGSPEAEVYLSSAAVAAASAIKGEITDPR from the coding sequence ATGTCAATGACCATGGCAGAAAAAATACTGGCAAAATCAGCAGGATTAAAAGAAACAGAGGCAGGAAATATTGTTATGGCCAATATAGATGTGGCCATGACCCATGATCTAACTGGACCTTTATCTGTGGAATCCTTCCAGAAAATAGGAGTGGAAAAAGTATGGGACCCTGAAAAGATCGTGGTTCTTTTCGACCACCAGGTACCAGCAGATTCCCTGGAAGCAGCCCAAAACCATATATTCATGAGGGAATTCGTGGATAAACAGGGAATAAACAATTTCTACGATGTTAAGGAAGGAGTTTGCCACCAGGTGCTTCCTGAAAAAGGACATGTAATTCCTGGGGAAGTGGTTGTAGGAACCGACTCTCATACTTGCACTCATGGGGCATTGGGTGCATTTGCTACTGGAATCGGATCAACAGACATGGCAATGGTATTTGCCACAGGAAAACTCTGGTTCAAGGTCCCAGAAACCATAAAATTCGAAATAGAAGGCAAACTAGGTAGGCATGTTTACTCCAAGGATGTGGTTTTAAACATAATTGGACAAATAGGGGCGGATGGTGCAACTTACCAGGCCTGTGAATTTGGAGGAGAAACAACCAGTAACATGTCGGTATCCCAGCGAATGGCACTGTGTAACATGGCCATAGAAATGGGGGGTAAAACTGGAATGGTGGAAGTGGATGAGAAAACCATCCAGTACCTGAAAGGACGCACTAACAAACCTTACCAGGCTTTCAAAACCGATGAAGATGCAGATTCCCTCACTACAATGTACGTGAATGTAAATGACCTGGAACCACAGATAGCCTGCCCCCACCATGTGGACAATGCAAAACCAGTGACTGAAGTGGAAGGAACACCAATAGACCAGGTATTTCTGGGGTCCTGTACCAACGGACGCCTGGATGATTTGCAGGTGGCAGCAGAAATCCTGAAAGGAAAACAAATATCTTCTGATGTCCGGATGCTGGTAATACCGGCCTCACGCGAAATATACAGGCAAGCACTGGATCAGGGCCTGATGAACATATTTGTGGATGCCGGTGCCCTGGTATGCAACCCCTGTTGTGGGCCCTGCCTGGGTGGTCACGTAGGACTCCTGGGACCAGGAGAAGTAAGCCTCTCCACATCCAACCGGAACTTCAAAGGAAGACAAGGAAGCCCTGAAGCAGAAGTCTACCTCAGCTCCGCCGCAGTAGCTGCAGCATCAGCAATCAAGGGAGAAATAACAGATCCAAGATAA
- a CDS encoding MarR family winged helix-turn-helix transcriptional regulator → MNQELELVESMDKLSDLMRKFQTQLRTGDLKEYTLRQLYYIELIDKNQGISVSELSKKLDVKKSTVSVAINQLIDLGIVIKIQSNADKRFYSLQLTPKGNQIMEMHKQVHKNTINKISKILNPEEVEIFVKIVNKITISELGFSK, encoded by the coding sequence ATGAATCAGGAGCTTGAACTGGTAGAATCAATGGATAAACTAAGCGATTTAATGAGAAAATTCCAAACACAACTTCGAACCGGAGATCTAAAAGAATACACCCTACGACAACTGTACTACATAGAACTTATCGACAAAAACCAGGGAATAAGTGTTTCCGAACTATCCAAAAAACTGGATGTGAAAAAATCAACGGTTTCAGTGGCCATCAACCAGTTAATCGATCTGGGAATTGTGATCAAAATTCAATCCAATGCAGATAAACGTTTTTACTCTCTGCAGTTAACACCTAAAGGCAATCAAATAATGGAAATGCACAAACAGGTTCATAAAAACACAATAAATAAAATTTCAAAGATTTTAAACCCTGAAGAGGTTGAAATTTTTGTAAAAATTGTAAACAAAATAACCATTTCTGAATTAGGGTTTTCAAAATAA